AATCCCTTGTCCATGATCTTTTGGCTTGGAGGCTACTGTCCATAACTTATTTTTAGATTGCCGGAAGAACCGCAAATAGTCAGATTACAGCACAAAAAATTAACCTAGCTAAAAGGTTCAATTTTTAAATCTGGTGTTATACTACTGACTCAATTCCAAGGCTAGTGATGGGTTAAATCCCGCTATGCTGGTGGTTTCTGTTCGCTGGTTAAGCTGTGGATTGAGTTACTGTCAAAGCAAGTAAGTTGTTTTTGGTGGTGGTTGTCTGTGTAGTTTGATTGTTGCGAATGGCAAAGGTAGGTTCTGCACCATAAAAATGGTATTGAACTTACCGGGTTGTGTGGTTAGAGTGTAGAGAAGATTCAATGCTAGCAATCAATGTCCTTGGCAATGTCCTTAGGTGGTTTGTTAGCAATGTCATAAAAAACCTTGCGGATTTTCTGCAAGCCTCTAGATAAAATCATGGTTCTTAGCAACACCCATAATCCTGCCCGCTGAGGCAATGGATAGTGGTTCTTTAAAGAGCCTTGTTTAGTTAACCCCTAGCAGTGATGGAGCATAGGCAGTGAGTAGTATCTTCACCAAGTTACGTGACTTTGTGGGTCTAAATGACCCAGTTGATTACGAAGAGTATGAGTATGAGGAAGCTCCTGAAGCAGACGAATATCAGGAACTCTATCGTGAGCAACATCCCCAGAAGCCCCCAGCACCAGCAGCTATGCCTGAGGAAGATAGCCGGGTTCGTCGTCGTTTGCGGGAGCGTTCTCCCTTGACCGCCAGTGAAGTTGGAATGTTAGGTGGAAATGGATCTATGAGTAATGTAATTGGGATGCCTGGTTCGGTGAATGGGATTTCTGAGGTGGTGGTGATGGAGCCACGATCGTTTGAAGAAATGCCCCAAGCGATTCAAGCTCTGCGAGAGCGCAAGTCAGTAGTCTTGAACCTAAACGTTATGGATCCTGATCAGGCCCAGCGCGCCGTTGATTTTGTTGCAGGTGGCACCTATGCGATCGACGGTCACCAAGAGCGTATTGGCGAGAGCATTTTCCTGTTTACTCCAAGCTGTGTGCAGGTCACCACTCAGGCAGGTGTCAGCCACGAAGCACCTCAGCCAGCCCGGACTCCTACCCGCCCTGCTACAGCTCCAACCCCTGCCTGGACCACAGAACCATCAGCGCGGATGGCATAGGCTCATCAAATTGCTCAATATACCCTGCTCTCTGGCACAATAGTTACCTCACAGGTTGTTGGAGCCAGAGATTTTTTTTGAGGTATACCCTATGGTCAAACAGCTAGCACTCATTGGTGGGGGCGTTATGGGAGAGGCACTACTGTCAGGCTGGCTAGCGCAGAACGTGGTGCAGCCTACAGCAGTATGGGTCAGTGATCCCCTAGCAGCGCGCCGTCATGAGTTAGCAACTCGATACCAAGTGCACGTGACGGATGACAATCGAGCAGCCATTACTGATGCAGCGATCATCTTCCTGGCTATCAAGCCCCAACTGTTTGCAGCCGTAGGTGCAGAGTTAGCGCCAGTAGTAGCGGCTGTGCCAGTCGCTCAAAAGCCGTTGGTTGTTTCAATTTTGGCAGGCACCCCCCTACACAAGCTAGAAGCTGCGTTTCCCGACTGTCCTGTGATTAGAGCCATGCCAAATACTCCAGCAACCGTGGGGGCAGGCATGACAGCGATCGCGGCTGGCCGCTGGGCAACACCTGACCATAGCCAACAAGCCCACCATTTGTTAACAGCCGCTGGCGATGTAGTTGAGGTGCCAGAATCCCTTATGGATGCAGTGACTGGTCTTTCTGGGTCTGGCCCCGCCTATGTAGCGTTACTGGTGGAAAGTCTAGCAGACGGCGGAGTGGCGGCTGGGTTACCGCGGGCGATCGCCGCTAGGCTAGCCCTACAAACCGTCATGGGAACTGCCCAACTACTGCACCAATCTGGAATGCACCCAGCAGAGCTGAAGGATCGGGTTGCCAGTCCCGGTGGTACCACGATCGCAGGCATTCTGGCCCTGGAACAAGCAGGGTTTCGCTCTGC
Above is a genomic segment from Cyanobacteriota bacterium containing:
- the proC gene encoding pyrroline-5-carboxylate reductase, producing MVKQLALIGGGVMGEALLSGWLAQNVVQPTAVWVSDPLAARRHELATRYQVHVTDDNRAAITDAAIIFLAIKPQLFAAVGAELAPVVAAVPVAQKPLVVSILAGTPLHKLEAAFPDCPVIRAMPNTPATVGAGMTAIAAGRWATPDHSQQAHHLLTAAGDVVEVPESLMDAVTGLSGSGPAYVALLVESLADGGVAAGLPRAIAARLALQTVMGTAQLLHQSGMHPAELKDRVASPGGTTIAGILALEQAGFRSALMQAVMAATERSKALGQY
- a CDS encoding cell division protein SepF; translated protein: MSSIFTKLRDFVGLNDPVDYEEYEYEEAPEADEYQELYREQHPQKPPAPAAMPEEDSRVRRRLRERSPLTASEVGMLGGNGSMSNVIGMPGSVNGISEVVVMEPRSFEEMPQAIQALRERKSVVLNLNVMDPDQAQRAVDFVAGGTYAIDGHQERIGESIFLFTPSCVQVTTQAGVSHEAPQPARTPTRPATAPTPAWTTEPSARMA